The following are from one region of the Chloracidobacterium sp. genome:
- a CDS encoding RidA family protein, giving the protein MNEIISTDKAPGAIGPYSQAVKANGMVFCSGQIPIDIATGEFVSDDVSKQTEQVLKNLAAVLEAAGSGLDRVVKTTVFLADMNDFAAMNEVYGRYFDANKPARATVQAARLPRDAKVEIDCIATV; this is encoded by the coding sequence ATGAACGAGATAATTTCAACTGACAAAGCACCGGGCGCGATCGGGCCCTATTCGCAGGCCGTCAAAGCGAACGGTATGGTCTTCTGCTCGGGTCAGATCCCGATCGATATTGCGACGGGCGAGTTCGTCTCTGATGATGTCTCGAAACAAACGGAACAGGTTTTGAAAAATCTTGCCGCTGTCCTTGAGGCCGCGGGAAGCGGCCTTGATAGGGTCGTTAAAACGACGGTCTTCCTAGCGGATATGAATGATTTCGCGGCGATGAACGAAGTTTACGGGCGCTATTTCGACGCAAACAAGCCGGCCCGTGCGACGGTTCAGGCAGCCAGATTGCCACGTGACGCAAAGGTCGAGATCGATTGTATAGCGACTGTCTGA
- a CDS encoding 50S ribosomal protein L28, with product MAQRCDVCGKGPQFGNNVSHANNKTRRRFNPNLQPVRVQMPTGGNSRLKVCTRCIKSGKIVKAA from the coding sequence ATGGCACAACGATGTGACGTCTGCGGCAAAGGGCCGCAATTTGGGAATAACGTTTCCCACGCTAACAATAAAACACGCCGGCGCTTTAATCCGAATCTTCAGCCGGTCAGGGTTCAGATGCCGACAGGCGGCAATAGTCGATTGAAGGTTTGCACCCGTTGTATCAAATCGGGGAAGATCGTAAAGGCCGCTTAG
- a CDS encoding MotA/TolQ/ExbB proton channel family protein translates to MFAAGGQEKISFGIYDIAASLTIPGWLVIITLMIMTVYLIAVGIERWLTYNKAKAQSRQYAPKVAQALKNSNIDEAISISDKHKDSHLAMVVSSGLKEFSAHQGNSEITADEMEASKRALDRAIAVKTAELKRGLSGLATVGSTAPFVGLFGTVVGIIGAFVALAQAENAGIGAVGAAIAEALVATAFGIAVAVPAVWLFNYFTNKVTSFGVEMENSASELVDYFIRQRTKRLNG, encoded by the coding sequence ATGTTCGCTGCCGGTGGGCAAGAAAAGATCTCTTTCGGTATCTACGATATCGCCGCCAGTTTAACGATCCCGGGTTGGCTCGTTATCATCACGCTGATGATCATGACCGTCTACCTTATTGCTGTCGGTATCGAGCGTTGGCTTACCTACAACAAGGCCAAGGCGCAGTCCCGTCAGTATGCACCAAAAGTTGCTCAGGCTTTGAAGAACAGCAACATTGATGAAGCGATCAGCATCAGCGACAAGCACAAAGATTCGCACCTTGCAATGGTCGTTTCTTCGGGCCTCAAAGAATTCAGCGCGCATCAGGGAAATTCCGAGATAACGGCTGACGAAATGGAAGCTTCGAAGCGTGCCCTTGATCGGGCGATCGCCGTCAAGACGGCCGAACTCAAGCGCGGCCTCTCCGGACTCGCGACCGTTGGTTCGACCGCTCCGTTCGTCGGACTGTTCGGAACCGTTGTGGGCATCATCGGTGCTTTCGTCGCTCTCGCTCAGGCTGAAAATGCCGGTATCGGCGCGGTGGGTGCCGCTATTGCCGAAGCTCTCGTGGCAACCGCTTTTGGTATCGCCGTGGCCGTCCCGGCCGTTTGGCTTTTCAACTATTTTACGAACAAGGTGACAAGCTTCGGCGTCGAAATGGAAAACTCGGCATCCGAGTTGGTCGACTACTTCATCCGGCAGCGAACCAAACGACTGAACGGCTAG
- the secF gene encoding protein translocase subunit SecF, which produces MFQFFTDLNVDWLGLRKPLVFLSIAVLLAGLGSAMVRQFTPGGTDAFNLGVDFQGGTVITVKFKEKPTPDAIRSALNNVGIGEPIIQDSTDKTDEVLIKVPLVEGIASGEGSAADAVTTGASQVEKGRALVRSALDTFGKEAEPTLALGQDANAAYKIVGTDSVGPVAGSQLRDAAVIATLLGMIGMLLFIAFRYDWTYAAGAVIAVFHDVLVTLAFFTLFQWEVSLTVLAALLTLVGFSVNDSIVIFDRIRENVALHRNDSLYSLTNKAINQTMSRTIVTNGLFFLSVLALVLFGGEVLRGFSLALFVGSITGTYSTIAIASPIAIWWQSKIGKAEMKDVQSAPTTEKLASASRRSVTRRPVTR; this is translated from the coding sequence ATGTTTCAATTCTTTACAGATCTCAATGTAGATTGGCTTGGCCTCCGAAAGCCTCTGGTCTTTCTATCGATCGCGGTCTTGCTGGCCGGGCTCGGTTCGGCAATGGTCCGGCAGTTCACGCCGGGCGGGACTGACGCGTTCAATCTCGGCGTTGACTTTCAGGGAGGGACCGTCATTACGGTCAAGTTCAAAGAGAAGCCGACTCCTGACGCGATCAGGTCGGCACTGAACAACGTCGGCATCGGTGAACCGATAATCCAAGATTCGACCGACAAGACCGACGAGGTGCTTATAAAGGTTCCCCTGGTCGAGGGCATCGCGTCTGGTGAAGGATCCGCGGCGGATGCTGTAACGACCGGAGCTTCTCAGGTCGAAAAAGGACGTGCCCTTGTGCGTTCAGCGTTGGATACATTTGGTAAAGAAGCCGAGCCGACTCTCGCGCTTGGTCAGGACGCCAATGCGGCGTACAAGATAGTGGGAACCGATTCGGTCGGCCCGGTCGCTGGATCTCAGCTTCGCGACGCCGCTGTGATCGCGACGCTTCTTGGCATGATCGGCATGCTTCTTTTCATCGCATTTCGGTACGACTGGACGTATGCGGCCGGAGCCGTCATTGCGGTTTTTCATGACGTGTTGGTAACGCTCGCGTTCTTTACACTTTTTCAATGGGAGGTCAGTCTTACGGTGCTTGCGGCATTACTGACCTTGGTCGGATTTTCGGTCAACGACTCGATCGTCATTTTCGACCGCATCCGCGAAAACGTAGCTTTGCACCGTAACGACTCGCTTTACTCGTTAACGAACAAGGCCATCAATCAAACGATGTCGCGTACCATTGTGACGAACGGCCTCTTCTTTTTGTCTGTGCTCGCTCTCGTGCTTTTCGGAGGTGAGGTGCTGCGGGGTTTCTCGTTGGCGCTTTTTGTGGGTTCTATAACCGGCACCTATTCGACGATAGCCATCGCGAGTCCGATCGCGATCTGGTGGCAGAGCAAGATCGGCAAAGCGGAAATGAAAGACGTCCAGTCCGCACCGACTACAGAAAAGCTCGCTTCGGCATCGCGGCGTTCGGTCACACGCAGGCCGGTAACACGATGA
- a CDS encoding TonB family protein: MLDQLVESKSHAGEDTRRGGFLLTTAIIMVTVFLSAWLYSLFAKDFNMGGDELSLQTLVAPPVIEEAPEPEPEKQPEKQKDPNVDVRKEIIASMSETPPKPPDKTSVVKNTVPPRDPNKYTVLGDRNYSAANAPPPDYKGPVNATGTGSDSALRGGGGDGETGRDAPPPPPTKPPVPKQISGGVLNGRATSLPKPPYPPAARAVRAGGSVTVQVLISESGSVISASAVSGHPLLRAAAVQAARSARFSPTMLSGQPVKVSGVITYNFVAP, from the coding sequence ATGTTAGATCAATTAGTCGAATCTAAAAGCCATGCAGGCGAAGATACCAGGCGAGGCGGTTTTCTTTTAACAACTGCCATCATAATGGTCACCGTCTTTCTCAGTGCCTGGCTCTATAGTCTTTTTGCAAAGGACTTCAATATGGGCGGCGACGAGCTTTCGCTTCAGACGCTCGTTGCACCTCCGGTGATCGAAGAAGCACCGGAACCGGAGCCGGAAAAGCAACCAGAGAAGCAGAAAGATCCGAACGTCGACGTTCGTAAAGAGATCATCGCCAGCATGTCGGAGACTCCTCCGAAACCGCCGGACAAAACCAGTGTTGTTAAGAACACTGTTCCGCCGAGGGATCCGAACAAGTACACGGTTCTGGGTGACAGGAACTACAGCGCGGCCAATGCACCGCCGCCGGACTACAAAGGACCGGTGAACGCCACCGGAACGGGAAGCGACAGCGCACTCAGAGGCGGAGGCGGTGATGGTGAAACCGGACGCGATGCCCCGCCGCCGCCGCCGACCAAGCCGCCCGTCCCGAAACAGATCTCAGGCGGTGTTCTTAACGGAAGGGCGACCAGCTTGCCCAAACCGCCATATCCGCCCGCAGCAAGAGCTGTCCGCGCTGGTGGTTCGGTAACGGTTCAGGTCCTGATCAGTGAAAGTGGTAGCGTCATCTCGGCGAGTGCCGTTAGTGGCCATCCGCTTCTCAGAGCCGCTGCTGTTCAGGCGGCCCGGAGTGCCCGTTTCAGTCCGACAATGCTTTCGGGTCAGCCGGTCAAGGTCTCGGGTGTTATCACATACAATTTTGTCGCTCCTTAA
- a CDS encoding biopolymer transporter ExbD: protein MGMSTGGGSHDEATPNINVTPLIDVLLVLLIIFMIITPVKPSKFEAKVPAEPKEQQNLEVKPNPLTLVIAINRATRGLLLNNEPAGTVDEPEALTTKLADIFKQRENNDVRREGTNEIEKTVFIKSPTSVRYGDVVKVIDAAKMAGAQPIGLQIDDLSAE, encoded by the coding sequence ATGGGAATGTCAACAGGCGGTGGCTCGCACGACGAAGCCACACCAAACATTAACGTTACCCCGCTGATCGACGTGCTGCTGGTGCTGCTGATCATCTTTATGATCATCACGCCGGTCAAGCCCAGCAAGTTTGAAGCAAAGGTGCCGGCAGAGCCCAAGGAGCAGCAGAATCTTGAGGTCAAGCCGAACCCGTTGACCCTGGTGATCGCGATCAACCGAGCTACTCGCGGCCTCTTGCTCAATAATGAGCCGGCGGGTACGGTCGATGAGCCTGAGGCGTTGACGACAAAATTGGCCGACATCTTCAAGCAGCGTGAGAATAATGACGTTCGACGCGAAGGCACGAACGAGATCGAGAAAACGGTCTTTATCAAATCGCCTACGTCCGTTCGTTACGGTGATGTGGTCAAGGTGATCGATGCAGCCAAAATGGCCGGAGCACAGCCGATCGGGTTACAGATCGACGATCTGTCAGCAGAATAA
- a CDS encoding SurA N-terminal domain-containing protein, with protein sequence MSNIVKFKGANSIVQNLKSRSAVVGLIAIFSVVLGACSGGPGPGPGGSDPNEVAARVNGKEIKLEEVEKAIKAQSQGEETNFSPLELASARLTVLQQLIQTEVMFQKAEKEQTVPTEDEVTAEMNKRKTSSGLSAEEFEKQMKAAGESEQSWRLNVKKEMALQKLQEKIAGKVESPKDSEIESFFTGNREQFKNKRGAELAAIVIDPVNAGQGDTTTNEAEAQLRAKEVGGRALSGSDFATLAREFSEDLETRSRGGDWRYFTEDELKQAFGAGVADFVMNKMQNGQIVPQALTLDGKILIVKLQRKQERDEDLTLESPQVRPRITELLINARKNLLWQSYIALAINEAKVENILAKKVVDNPNELSGARPASAATPANANTSANTNTAAANTNTAAVNTNAASNSNSNAANTSTTAARSNTNANSGGNANR encoded by the coding sequence ATGAGCAATATTGTCAAATTCAAAGGAGCTAATTCCATAGTGCAAAATCTTAAATCGAGATCCGCCGTCGTCGGATTGATCGCTATTTTTTCTGTCGTTCTGGGTGCGTGTTCCGGCGGACCCGGGCCGGGCCCTGGCGGTTCGGACCCGAATGAGGTCGCCGCCCGTGTGAACGGCAAGGAGATCAAACTCGAAGAGGTCGAGAAAGCGATCAAGGCTCAGAGCCAGGGCGAAGAGACCAACTTCTCGCCACTCGAGCTTGCCTCGGCCCGGCTCACCGTTCTTCAGCAGTTGATCCAGACCGAGGTGATGTTCCAGAAGGCGGAGAAAGAACAGACCGTTCCGACCGAGGACGAGGTCACCGCTGAAATGAACAAGCGAAAGACCTCGAGCGGGCTTTCAGCCGAAGAGTTCGAAAAACAGATGAAGGCTGCCGGCGAAAGCGAACAGTCGTGGCGGCTCAACGTCAAAAAGGAAATGGCTCTCCAGAAATTGCAGGAGAAGATCGCCGGAAAGGTGGAATCGCCGAAAGACAGCGAGATCGAATCGTTCTTTACCGGCAACCGAGAACAGTTCAAGAACAAACGTGGTGCTGAGCTTGCGGCGATCGTCATCGACCCTGTCAATGCCGGTCAAGGCGATACGACGACCAACGAAGCCGAAGCGCAGCTTCGAGCAAAAGAGGTTGGCGGGCGTGCTCTTTCGGGGAGCGACTTTGCGACATTGGCTCGCGAGTTCAGCGAAGATCTCGAGACGCGCTCACGCGGCGGAGATTGGCGTTATTTCACGGAAGACGAACTTAAGCAGGCGTTCGGTGCCGGTGTCGCCGATTTTGTGATGAACAAAATGCAAAATGGCCAGATCGTCCCGCAGGCATTAACACTTGACGGCAAGATCCTGATCGTCAAACTTCAGCGTAAGCAGGAGCGTGACGAGGACCTGACGCTCGAGAGCCCGCAGGTTCGGCCTCGGATCACCGAATTGCTTATCAACGCCCGCAAGAATCTTCTCTGGCAGTCGTACATCGCCTTGGCGATCAATGAAGCTAAGGTCGAGAACATATTGGCGAAAAAGGTAGTTGATAATCCGAATGAACTGAGCGGCGCACGTCCCGCTTCGGCCGCAACGCCGGCGAATGCTAATACTTCGGCTAATACGAATACCGCCGCAGCAAACACGAACACGGCCGCTGTAAATACTAATGCGGCTTCGAATTCGAATTCGAATGCCGCAAATACCAGCACGACGGCGGCTCGCTCGAATACGAATGCGAACTCCGGCGGCAATGCGAACCGTTAA
- a CDS encoding ABC-F family ATP-binding cassette domain-containing protein has protein sequence MLFRLSDVTKSYGGTEVLRGVSFQVNPDEKIGLVGRNGAGKTTVFRLVTGAEEPDSGEVVKINGLRLGLLDQHVDFASGDTVHTAALAAFKEIHDIEAEMRSLEKRMETDHSDEVLNRYADLQIAFERADGFTYSARAEAILLGLGFTKEQWSLDTGILSGGQKNRLGMARLLLSGSDVLLLDEPTNHLDVNAVEWLEEFLQTYDRSYVVISHDRYFLDRTTDRIIEIENGRAVNYKGNYSKYIVERELRREQQMREYENQQSLINKTQEFIRRNLEGQKTKQAKSRRNMLERMERVEAVAAEKHGGSFGLKKVERTGNNVITAEDLAVGYGDKRLADGINFSLLRGEVLGVIGANGTGKTTLLKTLLGEIRELGGEIRWGAKTNIGYYAQNLDELHPANEVIQELRRVAPLADNGELRSFLARFLFLGEDVFKNVRDLSGGEKGRLALAKLIYSRKNVLILDEPTNHLDIPAREALEDALAEYDGTIVTVSHDRFFLDKIATQILAFEPDGAVETFAGNYTEYHDWKLNRAASSGVSGSGSAASGPGGSASSNDPIQVSRFSKNQIRQMQERVAKLEASIAEKEDALARYSAAMSDPEVAKDADRVEELARLIAETESEIDKHTAEWERLSLDLDPEAGTGAAA, from the coding sequence ATGCTTTTCCGACTATCAGACGTAACGAAATCATACGGCGGCACCGAGGTGCTGCGCGGCGTATCTTTTCAGGTCAACCCCGACGAAAAGATCGGGCTTGTCGGCCGTAACGGCGCGGGAAAAACGACCGTGTTTCGTCTCGTGACCGGGGCCGAAGAGCCCGATTCCGGCGAGGTCGTCAAGATCAATGGGCTGCGGCTCGGACTCCTCGACCAACACGTCGATTTTGCCTCCGGCGATACGGTCCATACGGCGGCGTTGGCAGCTTTCAAGGAGATCCATGATATCGAGGCCGAAATGCGTAGCCTTGAAAAGCGAATGGAGACCGATCATTCCGACGAGGTGCTCAATCGTTACGCCGATCTTCAGATCGCCTTCGAGCGTGCCGACGGCTTTACCTATTCGGCGCGTGCCGAGGCGATCCTGCTCGGTCTCGGGTTTACAAAAGAGCAGTGGTCGCTTGATACCGGAATACTCTCAGGCGGACAAAAGAACCGGCTCGGGATGGCGAGACTGCTGCTTTCCGGTTCTGACGTTCTGCTGCTCGATGAGCCGACGAATCATCTCGATGTCAACGCCGTCGAGTGGCTCGAAGAATTTCTGCAGACGTACGATCGTTCTTACGTCGTGATCAGTCATGACCGCTATTTTCTCGATAGGACGACCGACCGCATCATCGAGATCGAGAATGGAAGGGCCGTCAACTACAAAGGAAACTACTCGAAGTACATCGTCGAACGCGAACTGCGGCGTGAACAGCAGATGCGTGAATACGAGAATCAGCAATCGCTGATAAACAAAACGCAGGAGTTCATTCGCCGAAATCTCGAGGGGCAAAAGACCAAGCAAGCGAAATCGCGCCGAAACATGCTCGAACGCATGGAACGGGTCGAAGCTGTTGCGGCCGAAAAACACGGCGGCAGTTTCGGTCTGAAAAAGGTCGAGCGTACAGGCAATAACGTCATCACGGCCGAAGACCTTGCGGTCGGCTACGGCGACAAGCGGCTTGCAGACGGCATCAATTTTTCGCTCCTTCGCGGCGAGGTGCTCGGCGTTATAGGTGCTAACGGAACCGGGAAGACCACGCTTTTGAAAACCCTGCTTGGCGAGATCCGCGAGCTCGGCGGCGAGATCCGTTGGGGTGCAAAGACCAACATCGGCTACTATGCTCAGAACCTTGACGAGCTGCATCCGGCCAATGAGGTCATTCAGGAGCTTCGCCGTGTGGCACCGCTGGCCGACAATGGCGAGCTCCGATCGTTCCTTGCCCGATTCTTGTTCCTGGGCGAGGATGTATTCAAGAACGTCCGTGACCTGTCGGGCGGTGAAAAGGGAAGGCTTGCCCTTGCGAAATTGATCTATTCGCGTAAGAACGTCCTCATCCTCGACGAGCCGACCAACCATCTGGACATTCCCGCGCGTGAAGCTTTGGAAGACGCTCTCGCCGAATACGATGGAACGATCGTCACCGTCAGCCACGACCGATTTTTCCTCGACAAGATCGCCACCCAGATCCTCGCGTTCGAACCCGACGGAGCGGTCGAGACCTTTGCCGGAAACTATACCGAATATCACGACTGGAAGCTGAACCGGGCGGCGAGCTCCGGGGTCTCAGGTTCCGGATCGGCGGCGAGCGGACCCGGAGGATCGGCATCATCGAACGATCCGATTCAGGTATCGCGTTTCAGCAAGAACCAGATCCGGCAGATGCAGGAACGCGTCGCAAAACTTGAAGCGTCGATCGCCGAAAAAGAGGATGCACTTGCCCGCTATTCGGCCGCTATGTCCGACCCCGAGGTCGCCAAGGATGCAGACCGCGTTGAAGAACTCGCCCGCCTGATCGCTGAAACCGAATCGGAGATCGACAAACACACAGCCGAATGGGAACGGCTCTCGCTCGATCTCGACCCTGAGGCGGGGACCGGTGCAGCCGCATGA
- a CDS encoding biopolymer transporter ExbD translates to MGAKVGGTDEYNSEINVTPMVDVMLVLLIIFMIVTPLLQQGVTVNIPKEMNTPVEDAEITKDTSVVISIPNNNDFYIGKDPFPISALGEKIQSMMKDKAPDKRIVYIKSGVDVDYGTVVQAIDTIRKQDIDKIGLVADRKKGGDSAEN, encoded by the coding sequence ATGGGAGCAAAAGTCGGGGGAACCGATGAATATAATTCGGAGATCAACGTAACACCTATGGTGGACGTCATGTTGGTGCTGCTGATCATCTTCATGATCGTTACGCCGCTCCTCCAACAAGGCGTTACGGTGAATATTCCGAAGGAGATGAACACGCCGGTCGAAGATGCCGAGATCACCAAGGATACGTCAGTCGTTATCTCGATACCGAACAATAACGATTTCTATATCGGGAAGGATCCGTTTCCGATCTCGGCACTTGGCGAAAAGATCCAGTCGATGATGAAAGACAAAGCGCCTGATAAACGAATTGTGTATATCAAGAGCGGCGTCGATGTCGATTATGGCACGGTCGTGCAGGCGATCGACACGATCCGCAAGCAGGACATCGACAAGATCGGTTTGGTTGCCGACCGTAAGAAGGGAGGCGACTCCGCTGAGAATTAG
- a CDS encoding inorganic pyrophosphatase: protein MFRTDKAHPWHGIPIGENAPGEVSVFIEIVPRDTVKYEVDKETGYLKIDRPQQYSNVVPANYGFIPQTYCGEGIAALARSKTDIAISGGDGDPLDILVLSEHHIPRGDIILVARPIGGFCLVDDNEADDKLIAVLKGDKVFEQYTEIAQLPKGILERFEHYFLTYKSLPDAPNVCEIAYSYGREESYNVINAAIADYAELTGNSR from the coding sequence ATGTTCCGAACCGACAAAGCTCATCCCTGGCACGGTATCCCGATCGGTGAGAACGCGCCTGGCGAGGTATCCGTTTTCATCGAGATCGTTCCGCGCGACACCGTAAAGTATGAGGTCGACAAGGAGACGGGTTATCTGAAGATCGACCGGCCGCAGCAATACTCGAATGTCGTACCGGCAAACTACGGCTTCATTCCGCAGACGTATTGCGGCGAAGGCATTGCCGCTCTTGCCCGCTCAAAGACCGATATCGCGATCAGCGGCGGCGACGGCGACCCGCTTGACATTCTCGTCCTTAGCGAGCACCACATACCACGCGGCGATATCATCCTGGTCGCGAGGCCGATCGGCGGGTTTTGTCTTGTTGATGATAATGAGGCCGACGACAAGTTGATCGCCGTCCTAAAGGGCGACAAGGTCTTTGAGCAGTACACCGAGATCGCTCAGCTGCCAAAGGGCATACTCGAGCGGTTCGAACATTACTTTCTCACCTACAAATCGCTCCCCGATGCACCGAACGTTTGCGAGATCGCCTATTCTTACGGCCGTGAAGAAAGCTATAACGTGATAAACGCGGCGATCGCCGATTATGCCGAATTGACCGGAAATTCGCGTTGA
- a CDS encoding bifunctional (p)ppGpp synthetase/guanosine-3',5'-bis(diphosphate) 3'-pyrophosphohydrolase, translating to MIRIEDVIEKVERNRPNPDVDLIRRAYLFSALHHKGQKRASGEPYLVHPLEVADLLAEMRLDEVSVSTGLLHDVVEDTLVDLDTIRSYFGDEITQLVDGLTKIAQISNLSKERQQAENVRKMVLAMITDVRVVLIKLADRLHNMRTMQFLKPEKRARISQETLDIYAPIAHRLGMGKVRSELEDLSFQNLYPDEYKRLAKEVDARRPELEATLDRITTTIRERLTANDVPYVEIQGRVKRLYSLWKKLKKQKLTIEQVYDLIAARVITPNDRKYCYLALSVIHDTWTPVPERFKDWIAIPRDNLYRSLHTSVIGDTGQAFEVQIRTEDMHHIAEEGVAAHWKYKESKLGSAEDDESLDELRKTVEKLLLPLVENTQTNDDSEDFIESLKLDLFPKDVYAFTPMGRVIQLPRGASPIDFAYAIHSEVGDTCTGAKINGRIVPIKTELQNGDVVEILTTSNSKPSRDWLNYVITSKARNRIRHWISEQQRADSIEIGRKLLEKEADRFRVAPKKLSSNDVEMKRIANEYGLGRPDDLFASIGYGKTLPRNVLLKYLGAERFAELDPDKRKETRLETGMKAVKKFIGLGEDAIIVKGVDNLLTTRARCCNPLRGEDIVGYISLGKGIVVHNKRCKNVKQLMVNRDRIVEVEWAKSEKEEIQSVRILVTTENRTGMLAGITNAIAEIKTAIRDARANVSRDDKGLIEVTVEVFDKKHLDKVLSAIEKVPGVIAVERMNAA from the coding sequence ATGATCCGAATTGAAGACGTGATCGAAAAAGTGGAGCGAAACCGTCCGAACCCGGATGTCGATCTCATCCGGCGGGCCTATCTTTTCTCTGCTCTTCATCATAAAGGCCAAAAAAGGGCATCGGGCGAGCCATATCTGGTTCATCCGCTCGAGGTTGCCGACCTTTTGGCCGAAATGCGTCTCGATGAGGTCAGCGTCTCGACCGGGCTGCTGCACGACGTAGTCGAAGACACCCTAGTTGACCTCGATACGATCCGGTCCTATTTTGGCGACGAGATAACTCAGCTTGTTGACGGCCTTACCAAGATCGCGCAGATCAGCAACCTCTCGAAAGAACGCCAGCAGGCCGAAAATGTCCGTAAAATGGTCCTCGCGATGATCACCGACGTCCGCGTCGTGCTGATCAAGCTCGCCGACCGGCTTCACAATATGCGGACGATGCAGTTCCTGAAGCCCGAAAAGCGTGCCCGGATCTCTCAGGAGACGCTTGATATTTACGCACCGATCGCTCATCGTCTCGGGATGGGTAAGGTCCGAAGCGAACTAGAGGACCTTTCATTTCAAAACCTTTATCCTGACGAATACAAGCGGCTCGCTAAAGAAGTTGACGCGCGTCGTCCCGAACTCGAGGCAACGCTCGACAGGATCACTACGACCATCAGAGAGCGTTTGACGGCCAACGATGTGCCGTATGTCGAGATCCAGGGACGCGTAAAGAGGCTTTATTCGCTGTGGAAAAAGCTCAAGAAGCAGAAGCTGACGATCGAACAGGTCTACGATCTGATCGCGGCCCGGGTCATCACCCCTAACGACCGTAAATATTGCTATCTCGCTCTCAGTGTCATCCACGATACGTGGACGCCTGTGCCCGAGCGTTTTAAGGACTGGATAGCGATACCTCGCGATAATCTATACCGGTCGCTGCATACGTCGGTCATAGGCGATACCGGTCAGGCATTCGAGGTGCAGATCAGGACCGAGGATATGCACCACATCGCCGAAGAAGGCGTTGCGGCACACTGGAAATATAAAGAAAGCAAGCTCGGTTCTGCCGAGGACGATGAAAGCCTCGACGAACTTCGGAAGACCGTCGAAAAACTCCTTTTACCACTGGTCGAGAACACGCAGACCAATGACGATTCCGAAGACTTTATCGAATCGCTGAAACTTGATCTTTTTCCGAAAGACGTTTACGCATTTACCCCGATGGGCCGGGTAATTCAGCTGCCACGGGGTGCCTCGCCGATAGATTTCGCCTATGCCATTCACTCGGAGGTCGGCGACACATGTACCGGAGCAAAGATCAACGGCCGTATCGTGCCGATCAAGACCGAGCTACAGAACGGCGACGTAGTCGAGATCTTGACGACCAGCAATTCCAAGCCATCGCGTGACTGGCTTAATTACGTGATCACCTCAAAGGCCCGCAATCGGATCCGACATTGGATCTCGGAACAACAGCGTGCCGATTCGATCGAAATAGGCCGGAAACTCCTTGAGAAAGAGGCCGATCGATTCCGTGTCGCGCCGAAAAAGCTGTCGAGCAACGATGTCGAAATGAAACGGATCGCGAACGAATACGGCCTCGGGCGCCCCGACGATCTCTTCGCGTCGATCGGATACGGCAAGACTCTGCCGCGAAACGTGCTCTTGAAATACCTTGGCGCCGAGCGGTTTGCCGAACTCGACCCCGATAAACGCAAGGAAACGCGGCTCGAGACCGGTATGAAGGCCGTCAAGAAGTTCATCGGGCTCGGCGAAGACGCGATCATCGTAAAGGGTGTCGACAATCTGCTTACGACCCGAGCCCGTTGCTGCAACCCGCTTCGCGGCGAAGACATCGTCGGCTACATCTCGCTCGGTAAGGGCATCGTCGTTCATAACAAGCGATGCAAGAACGTCAAACAACTGATGGTCAATCGCGACCGGATCGTTGAAGTCGAATGGGCAAAGAGCGAAAAGGAAGAGATCCAATCGGTTCGTATTTTAGTTACGACTGAAAACCGCACCGGGATGCTTGCCGGCATCACCAACGCAATTGCCGAGATCAAGACAGCTATCCGAGATGCGAGGGCAAATGTGTCTCGCGACGACAAAGGTTTGATCGAGGTGACCGTTGAGGTTTTTGATAAGAAGCACCTCGACAAGGTCCTAAGCGCGATCGAAAAGGTACCTGGCGTTATCGCCGTCGAGCGAATGAACGCCGCCTGA